The following coding sequences are from one Leptolyngbyaceae cyanobacterium window:
- a CDS encoding pentapeptide repeat-containing protein codes for MNSNELKKRYADGQINFNGAKLSGINLFGADLIGISLSQADLQNSSLVFAYLNRANLRKSNLMRSRLCGANLSQASLTSANLHNADLHGATLQGADLRGTDITLANLLDANLIDADLRGANLSGANLTGACLRGANLREETRIYTANLRGANLCKADLRGANLTGADLAKVNLSGANLSEATLREADLRGADLSGANLSNAYLSEANLTQANLRGANMANIKLERAKLIEADMMSVNLRGSLLADAKLNKALLSKADLRDCRLVRTDLSRANLTEANLSNSDLVEAYLARTNLTNAILIKVNFARAELSSAYLTGATLTGATMPDGTIHS; via the coding sequence ATGAATAGTAATGAACTGAAAAAGCGTTATGCAGATGGACAAATAAATTTTAATGGTGCGAAATTAAGCGGTATAAATTTATTTGGTGCTGATTTAATAGGGATTTCTTTATCACAAGCAGACCTCCAAAATTCTAGTTTAGTTTTTGCCTATTTAAATCGGGCAAACCTCCGAAAATCTAATTTAATGCGTAGTAGATTGTGTGGGGCAAATTTAAGCCAAGCTAGTTTAACTTCTGCCAATTTACACAATGCGGACTTGCACGGCGCAACTTTACAAGGCGCTGATTTACGCGGAACTGATATCACTTTAGCAAATCTTTTAGATGCTAACTTAATTGATGCGGATTTACGAGGGGCCAATTTAAGTGGTGCTAATTTAACTGGTGCTTGTTTGCGCGGCGCTAATTTGCGTGAAGAAACGAGAATATACACGGCTAATTTGCGAGGAGCTAATCTTTGTAAAGCTGATTTGCGAGGAGCGAATTTAACTGGTGCTGATTTAGCCAAAGTAAATTTGAGCGGTGCGAATTTAAGCGAAGCTACCTTGCGAGAAGCCGATTTGCGAGGTGCAGATTTATCGGGCGCAAATTTGAGTAATGCTTATCTTAGTGAAGCTAATTTAACCCAAGCAAATCTTCGGGGGGCAAATATGGCTAACATCAAGTTGGAAAGGGCTAAATTGATTGAAGCCGATATGATGAGCGTGAATTTGCGAGGTTCTTTATTAGCTGATGCTAAGTTGAATAAAGCGCTTTTGAGTAAAGCAGATTTGAGAGATTGTCGTTTAGTAAGAACTGATTTAAGTAGGGCTAATCTGACGGAAGCCAATTTAAGTAATTCTGATTTAGTTGAAGCATATTTGGCTAGAACAAATTTAACTAACGCTATTTTAATTAAAGTTAATTTTGCTAGGGCTGAGTTGAGTAGTGCTTATTTGACTGGCGCAACATTGACTGGCGCAACGATGCCTGACGGAACGATTCATAGTTAA